In one Lolium rigidum isolate FL_2022 chromosome 3, APGP_CSIRO_Lrig_0.1, whole genome shotgun sequence genomic region, the following are encoded:
- the LOC124695203 gene encoding probable serine/threonine-protein kinase PIX13 — protein MVLGEGGFGRVYKGWADERSLNPAKSSAGVVVAVKKLNHESVQGLQEWQSEVNFLGRLQHPNLVKLLGYCGEDRELLLVYEFMPKGSLENHLFRRGAAFEPLTWETRLKIAIGAARGLAFLHSPETQIIYRDFKASNILLDADFGPKLSDFGLAKSGPAAGRSHVTTRIIGTYGYAAPEYVATGHLYVKSDVYGFGVVLLELLTGLRAHDTNRPSHQVNLVEWARPYIASGGRKLTGLMDQRLAGQYPSKAAANAARLAYNCLCGDPKSRPSMDDVLAKLEEIEARASAQGSRDALPPRPAPAARRSPYRASCRP, from the exons ATGGTGCTGGGCGAGGGCGGGTTCGGGCGGGTGTACAAGGGCTGGGCCGACGAGCGCAGCCTCAACCCGGCCAAGAGCtccgccggcgtcgtcgtcgccgtcaagaAGCTCAACCACGAGAGCGTCCAGGGACTCCAGGAATGGCAG TCGGAGGTGAACTTCCTGGGCCGGCTGCAGCACCCGAACCTGGTGAAGCTGCTGGGGTACTGCGGCGAGGACAGGGAGCTCCTCCTCGTCTACGAGTTCATGCCCAAGGGCAGCCTCGAGAACCACCTCTTCAGGAGGGGCGCGGCGTTCGAGCCGCTGACGTGGGAGACGCGGCTGAAGATCGCCATCGGCGCCGCCCGTGGCCTCGCCTTCCTGCACTCGCCGGAGACACAGATCATCTACCGGGACTTCAAGGCCTCCAACATCCTCCTCGACGCCGACTTCGGGCCCAAGCTCTCGGACTTCGGCCTCGCCAAGAGCGGTCCCGCGGCGGGGCGGTCGCACGTCACCACCAGGATCATCGGCACCTACGGCTACGCCGCGCCGGAGTACGTCGCCACGGGCCACCTCTACGTCAAGAGCGACGTTTACGGCTTCGGCGTAGTGCTCCTCGAGCTGCTCACGGGGCTCCGGGCGCACGACACCAACCGGCCCAGCCACCAGGTGAACCTCGTGGAGTGGGCGCGGCCCTACATCGCCTCGGGCGGCAGGAAGCTCACCGGCCTCATGGACCAGCGGCTCGCCGGCCAGTACCCTTCCAAGGCGGCGGCGAATGCGGCCAGGCTCGCGTACAACTGCCTCTGCGGCGACCCCAAGTCCAGGCCCTCCATGGACGATGTCCTCGCCAAGCTCGAGGAGATCGAGGCCAGGGCGTCGGCGCAAGGGAGCCGGGATGCGCTGCCGCCAAGGCCTGCCCCGGCGGCGCGCCGCTCGCCCTACCGTGCTTCTTGCAGGCCCTGA